In one Populus nigra chromosome 12, ddPopNigr1.1, whole genome shotgun sequence genomic region, the following are encoded:
- the LOC133670016 gene encoding uncharacterized protein LOC133670016: MAQYRHYTNGTSDHVSIGIRAASSSSSQKQQKLGRIRRLGYRSDKNSRGGLSLVGAVIVFLCLVLIVTVLAYNFLSTDNRSSNEDVNDNRVEDDEIKNNDFLSNVTRTDSIKVLGFGQGSVGHGRDSRYWDRDDRRRDEDYNEDDVDNDSKLSGDDESSEKGHNSVKVKNDKEEAVRVEDRKGAGLYNEDGRKELKMYEKEYETSLKNTGKLRKENEIKNLLLDDEDDVDQNGAADRENEYDDGIDSHDRHMEEYGGDSEPNKEDRSSETTVHIEDNRASSNFLDAETKDQNIAKDNLEDSMSLLEKGSLNSQNSDDGDTDSRNVHNIGGHSTSKSRSDSKKKPKRRKFSGSSCGMKLLNSTTRLVEPFESRKFARFSLQYTEIEEKPDGQEQWEPRFAGHQSLHEREESFLAHDQKINCGFVKGSEGSSSTGFDLAEDDASYISRCHIAVISCIFGNSDRLRSPADKMVTRLSRKNVCFVMFMDEVSFQTLTSEGHIPDRAGFVGLWKIVVVKNLPYNDMRRVGKVPKLLPHRLFPSARYSIWLDSKLRLQVDPLLVLEYFLWRKGHEYAISNHYDRHCVWEEVVQNKKLNKYNHTVIDQQFAFYQADGLKRFNVSDPNKLLPSNVPEGSLIVRAHTPMSNLFSCLWFNEVDRFTPRDQLSFAYTYQKLRRMNPGKPFYLNMFKDCERRAIAKLFRHRSDEKRSTLHQEATE, translated from the exons ATGGCGCAGTACAGGCATTACACAAACGGCACGTCGGATCACGTATCCATCGGGATTCGTGCTGCGTCGTCGTCTAGCTCGCAGAAGCAGCAGAAGTTGGGTCGGATTAGAAGATTAGGTTACCGATCCGACAAGAATAGTCGGGGCGGGTTATCGTTGGTCGGTGCGGTCATTGTGTTTTTGTGTCTTGTCCTTATTGTTACTGTTTTAGCTTACAATTTCCTCTCCACCGATAATAGGAGTAGCAATGaag ATGTAAATGATAATCGTGTTGAGGAtgatgagataaaaaataatgattttctttcaaatgtTACACGTACTGATAGTATTAAAGTTCTTGGGTTTGGACAAGGTTCGGTGGGACATGGAAGGGATTCTAGGTATTGGGATAGGGATGATAGGAGAAGGGATGAAGATTACAATGAGGATGATGTTGACAATGACAGCAAGCTTTCCGGGGATGATGAATCTAGTGAGAAGGGTCATAATTCAGTGAAAGTGAAGAATGACAAGGAGGAGGCGGTAAGAGTTGAAGATAGAAAGGGAGCTGGCTTGTATAATGAAGATGGACGCAAAGAGTTAAAGATGTATGAAAAAGAGTACGAAACTTCTTTGAAGAACACAGGaaaattgagaaaagaaaatgagataaaaaatctGTTacttgatgatgaagatgatgtggATCAGAATGGAGCAGCTGATAGGGAGAATGAGTATGATGATGGGATAGATTCTCATGATCGTCATATGGAAGAATATGGTGGTGATTCTGAACCTAACAAGGAGGACCGCTCCAGTGAAACAACGGTTCATATCGAAGATAATAGAGCATCATCTAATTTCCTTGATGCTGAAACCAAGGATCAAAATATTGCCAAGGACAATCTGGAAGATTCCATGAGTTTGTTAGAGAAGGGTTCTTTGAATTCTCAAAATTCAGATGATGGTGACACTGATTCTCGAAATGTCCATAACATCGGTGGTCATTCTACAAGTAAATCCCGGTcagattcaaagaaaaaaccaaagcgCCGCAAATTTTCTg GTTCCTCTTGTGGGATGAAACTTCTAAACTCTACTACAAGGCTTGTGGAGCCTTTTGAAAGTCGGAAGTTTGCAAGATTTTCCTTGCAGTATACTGAAATAGAGGAGAAGCCTGATGGACAAGAGCAATGGGAGCCCAGATTTGCTGGGCATCAGAGCTTGCATGAACGGGAAGAATCTTTTTTGGCACATGATCAAAAAATAAACTGTGGTTTTGTCAAAGGTTCTGAAGGATCTTCAAGTACAGGATTTGATTTGGCAGAAGATGATGCGAGTTATATAAGCAGATGCCATATTGCTGTGATCTCTTGCATCTTTGGGAATTCAGATCGTTTAAGGTCACCAGCAGATAAAATG GTCACTCGTTTATCAAGGAAAAATGTCTGCTTTGTAATGTTCATGGATGAAGTTAGTTTTCAAACACTTACTTCAGAAGGCCACATTCCAGATAGAGCAGGTTTTGTAGGTTTATGGAAGATTGTGGTGGTGAAGAATCTACCATATAATGATATGCGGAGAGTGGGTAAAGTGCCAAAATTGCTTCCACACAGGCTTTTCCCTTCTGCAAG GTATTCAATCTGGTTGGATAGCAAATTACGTCTTCAAGTTGATCCTCTTCTAGTTCTTGAGTACTTTTTGTGGAGAAAAGGTCATGAATATGCCATTTCTAATCACTATGATCGCCATTGTGTATGGGAAGAGGTTGTTCAAAATAAGAAACTGAACAAGTATAATCACACTGTCATAGACCAGCAATTTGCTTTTTACCAGGCCGATGGGCTGAAAAGATTCAATGTCTCTGATCCGAACAAGCTTCTTCCCAGCA ATGTACCTGAAGGGTCTTTAATTGTGAGAGCGCACACTCCAATGTCAAACCTATTTTCCTGTCTCTGGTTCAATGAGGTCGATCGCTTCACTCCTCGTGATCAGCTGAGTTTCGCTTATACATACCAGAAATTGAGAAGAATGAATCCTGGCAAACCATTTTATCTTAACATGTTCAAG GATTGCGAGAGGAGGGCCATAGCGAAGTTATTTCGTCACAGATCAGATGAGAAGAGAAGTACTCTTCATCAAGAAGCAACAGAATGA